One window from the genome of Oryza glaberrima chromosome 3, OglaRS2, whole genome shotgun sequence encodes:
- the LOC127767991 gene encoding superoxide dismutase [Cu-Zn] 1: MVKAVVVLGSSEIVKGTIHFVQEGDGPTTVTGSVSGLKPGLHGFHIHALGDTTNGCMSTGPHYNPAGKEHGAPEDETRHAGDLGNVTAGEDGVANIHVVDSQIPLTGPNSIIGRAVVVHADPDDLGKGGHELSKTTGNAGGRVACGIIGLQG, encoded by the exons ATGGTGAAGGCTGTTGTTGTGCTTGGTAGCAGTGAGATTGTTAAGGGCACTATCCACTTTGTCCAAGAGGGAGATG GTCCCACCACTGTGACTGGAAGTGTCTCTGGCCTCAAGCCTGGTCTCCATGGATTCCATATTCATGCACTTGGTGACACCACCAATGGTTGCATGTCAACTG GGCCACACTACAATCCTGCCGGAAAGGAGCATGGAGCACCAGAAGATGAGACCCGCCATGCTGGTGATCTTGGAAATGTCACCGCTGGAGAAGATG GTGTTGCTAATATCCATGTTGTTGACAGTCAG ATTCCACTTACTGGACCAAATTCAATCATTGGCAGAGCCGTCGTTGTGCATGCTGATCCTGATGATCTTGGAAAGG GTGGGCACGAGCTGAGCAAGACCACCGGAAACGCTGGTGGCCGTGTTGCTTGCG GGATCATCGGACTTCAAGGCTGA
- the LOC127767945 gene encoding BURP domain-containing protein 14-like: MATVRPHPPAPPSPVQAPAPAAPPPVSVAARPQAPYYYYCHGWKEGVAESRCPTTDAAAAAAAASGGVIELSSSDSSGGGGGAGRWDDDDDGCSSCVDGDDGAAAGGGGAGRRRDEEEKGRSQQFGSWWSRHDSSSSSSFLWPSPPNDNGDCAGGGDDEDPAAAAARRQEEDRKFWEACLASGLP, from the coding sequence ATGGCCACCGTGCGGCCAcacccgccggcgccaccgtctccggtgcaggcgccggcgccggcggcgccccctCCGGTGAGCGTCGCCGCGCGGCCGCAGGCgccgtactactactactgccaCGGCTGGAAGGAGGGCGTGGCGGAGTCGCGCTGCCCGACgacggatgcggcggcggcggctgcggcggcgagcggtggcgtgATCGAGCTCTCGTCGTCggacagcagcggcggcggcggcggcgccggccgatgggacgatgacgacgacgggtGCAGCAGctgcgtcgacggcgacgatggcgcggcggccggcggcggcggggcggggcggcgccgcgacgaggaggagaaagggaggagCCAGCAGTTCGGCAGCTGGTGGAGCCGCCatgacagcagcagcagcagcagcttcctctggccgtcgccgccgaatGACAACGGCgactgcgccggcggcggcgacgacgaggacccggcggcggcggcggcgaggcggcaggAGGAGGACCGCAAGTTCTGGGAGGCGTGCCTGGCCTCGGGCCTTCCATGA
- the LOC127768051 gene encoding probable E3 ubiquitin-protein ligase RHC1A has protein sequence MLGGRQSYWCYQCRQRVRPRGQDMECPYCDSGFVSEMDDVDALMSHFVGMDPDFHRDPRFGIMEAISAVMRHGMAGTNREVDVRGRPNIFSDLEMEFGSGPWLLFRGQLPGHLSEDNGFDVFINGRRGVGMRRANIADYFVGPGLDDLIEQLTQNDRRGPPPATQSSIDAMPTVKITQRHLSGDSHCPVCKDKFELGSEAREMPCKHLYHSDCIVPWLEQHNSCPVCRYELPPQSSTGASCSRTRSTNQSQSSSSNGRTNGRQRRRNPFSFLWPFRSSSSSSR, from the coding sequence ATGTTAGGAGGTAGGCAATCATACTGGTGCTACCAATGTAGACAGCGGGTGAGGCCCCGCGGCCAGGATATGGAGTGTCCCTATTGCGATTCCGGTTTTGTGTCTGAAATGGATGATGTTGATGCTCTCATGAGCCACTTTGTTGGGATGGATCCTGATTTCCATCGTGATCCAAGGTTCGGTATCATGGAGGCAATCTCTGCTGTGATGAGGCATGGCATGGCGGGAACGAACCGGGAAGTTGATGTGAGAGGAAGGCCAAACATATTTTCTGACCTGGAGATGGAGTTTGGCTCAGGGCCATGGTTGCTCTTCCGTGGCCAGCTTCCTGGTCATCTCTCAGAAGACAATGGTTTTGATGTGTTCATCAACGGACGCCGTGGTGTTGGCATGCGTAGGGCAAACATTGCAGACTACTTTGTTGGACCTGGACTGGATGATCTGATTGAGCAATTGACTCAGAATGATCGACGAGGGCCACCACCTGCCACTCAGTCATCGATTGATGCTATGCCTACTGTGAAGATTACACAGAGGCATCTCAGTGGAGACTCACATTGCCCTGTCTGCAAGGACAAGTTTGAGCTGGGATCAGAAGCAAGGGAGATGCCATGCAAGCATTTATACCACTCTGATTGCATAGTTCCTTGGCTGGAACAGCACAATTCCTGCCCTGTTTGCCGATATGAGTTGCCACCACAGAGCTCTACTGGTGCTAGCTGCTCGCGCACAAGATCAACCAACCAAAGTCAGAGTTCAAGTAGCAATGGGAGAACCAATGGACGTCAAAGGAGAAGGAATCCGTTCTCGTTCCTATGGCCTTTCCGATCATCAAGCTCTAGCTCTCGTTAG